In the genome of Vicia villosa cultivar HV-30 ecotype Madison, WI linkage group LG7, Vvil1.0, whole genome shotgun sequence, one region contains:
- the LOC131615808 gene encoding uncharacterized protein LOC131615808 yields the protein MAELEPPSFSLGLDLDDTPPPSPPTSPIPDPDLIVPDSDLETRPDPPSRTLKRLRRGPPPSSVHQEPESQPSYFDVDDDIEEFSSPEKPVQGCSSSVQSKSVCSSSKVSLTSVGVLTPCLFTNSREKKRKHASSPLRRFQLLDSEDDDSDDDMFSEEDVGGVDKAGPSLSAGSLGKQSSVRKTQFDVNQRQDLWKDLSPVKNFSVPTPAFNEMYEEYFSSAKNVEVPRSGIGILGNQYDMHHGVNSGLQQDEQIWEAAGPLPPAHRYFFNEDPRIQHLVRSRLCNFSPLGVNGVNQQHNVSHIDYMGQFDNGGASKTPGVQKGRVNGSTSRRSKSINLNLQETFNASEGWVDPKIVSPLGSGTSSRKKATRRNTKSSVSKRKSEQSILNPSNVSGSWVEPKSGTMPKDAGRRRVQASGQSAGQSSGHWFTGSDGRKVYVSKNGQEMTGRSAYVHYRKESGTGFKKSKKKTSTKKATKKANAKKRN from the exons ATGGCGGAACTCGAACCTCCCTCATTCTCTCTCGGTCTCGATCTTGACGACACTCCCCCACCTTCTCCACCAACCTCCCCCATCCCCGACCCGGACCTCATAGTCCCCGACTCTGACCTGGAAACCCGACCCGATCCACCTTCTCGTACTCTCAAACGCCTCCGTCGAGGTCCTCCTCCCTCCTCCGTCCACCAAGAACCAGAATCGCAACCTTCATACTTCGACGTCGACGACGATATAGAGGAGTTCTCTTCACCAGAAAAACCAGTTCAAG GATGTAGTAGCTCGGTTCAGAGTAAATCTGTATGTAGCAGCTCAAAAGTCTCACTGACAAGTGTTGGAGTTTTAACTCCTTGTTTATTTACCAACTCTAGggagaagaaaagaaaacatGCTTCTAGTCCTCTTCGCAGGTTTCAATTGCTTGATTCTGAGGATGATGATTCTGATGATGATATGTTTAGCGAGGAGGATGTTGGTGGTGTTGATAAAGCTGGCCCCTCGTTGTCAGCCGGGTCATTGGGTAAACAAAGCTCGGTTAGAAAGACACAATTTGATGTGAATCAAAGGCAGGATTTATGGAAAGATCTTTCTCCGGTGAAGAATTTTTCCGTTCCTACACCTGCGTTCAATGAGATGTATGAAGAGTACTTTAGTTCTGCCAAGAATGTGGAAGTGCCAAGATCAGGGATTGGTATATTGGGAAATCAGTATGACATGCATCATGGCGTTAATTCTGGTTTGCAGCAGGATGAACAAATATGGGAGGCTGCAGGTCCACTTCCTCCTGCTCATCGTTATTTTTTCAACGAGGATCCGAGAATTCAACATTTGGTACGGAGTCGACTGTGTAATTTTTCTCCATTAGGTGTTAATGGAGTGAATCAGCAACATAATGTCTCTCACATTGATTACAT GGGACAATTTGACAATGGAGGAGCTTCTAAAACGCCAGGAGTTCAGAAAGGACGTGTTAATGGCTCAACAAGCAGAAGGAGCAAGTCAATAAATTTGAATCTTCAAGAAACTTTTAATGCTTCTGAAGGTTGGGTGGATCCCAAAATTGTTTCTCCTCTCGGCAGTGGAACATCTAGTAGAAAGAAAGCAACAAGGAGAAACACTAAGAGCAGTGTGTCAAAAAGAAAAAGTGAACAAAGCATATTAAACCCTTCAAATGTTTCGGGAAGCTGGGTGGAACCCAAGAGCGGCACTATGCCGAAAGATGCAGGTAGAAGACGTGTCCAAGCAAGTGGTCAATCTGCTGGTCAATCTAGTGGTCATTGGTTTACAGGATCCGATGGAAGAAAG GTTTATGTCAGTAAAAATGGACAAGAGATGACTGGCCGAAGTGCTTACGTACATTATCGGAAG GAGAGTGGAACTGGATTCAAGAAATCCAAAAAGAAAACAAGTACCAAGAAGGCTACCAAGAAGGCAAATGCCAAAAAGAGAAACTAA
- the LOC131619682 gene encoding uncharacterized protein LOC131619682 produces MEHLIASAHDIVSIDLTRYGFSETFFPLRTSPPTNPIDHIICIGWLAKSRRFVQVYLKLGCPIPPTSPKCALYHTGVADTWSDCFVDRMHDFENLNNTEKESNAEKSILEPPIDLASDNSFNVFM; encoded by the coding sequence ATGGAACATCTTATTGCATCCGCACATGACATCGTGAGCATTGACTTGACGCGTTACGGTTTTTCGGAAACCTTTTTCCCGCTCCGCACGTCACCTCCTACAAATCCAATTGATCATATTATATGTATTGGATGGCTCGCCAAATCGCGTCGTTTtgtacaagtttacttgaaactGGGATGTCCCATACCACCTACTTCACCGAAATGTGCACTTTATCACACCGGCGTTGCCGATACATGGTCGGACTGTTTTGTGGATAGGATGCAcgattttgaaaatttgaacaacACCGAGAAGGAATCAAATGCCGAAAAGTCAATATTAGAACCTCCAATAGATTTAGCCAGCGATAACTCTTTTAATGTATTTATGTAA
- the LOC131615807 gene encoding uncharacterized protein LOC131615807, with translation MNSSGKFHYPPLGISSRSANPTRDSDLQPGKPFHRRKPKTPRTRLRKYGGSGGGGRRSRPETPLLKWKIHEKNDDVVDVDEGEKPLLGRVSRRTCRDVRKQTEVGSSVRRIAAGLWRLHPPEMVVGDSQRRLGFQNGSSHVGLPFLGRPNGMTHDPDPKNHSQSPRSVFGTKSGHNCELKPFQLLNTEMEGATKWDPVCLKTSDEAKHIYAKLLDQKVSTVSVVSALEAELQQARARIQELETEQHSSKKKLDHFLKKVGEEKAQWRSREHEKIRAYIDDIKTELNRERKSRQRIEIVNSRLVNELANVKLSAKRFMQDFDKERKGRELIEEVCDELAKEIGEDKAEVEALKRESMKFREELEEERRMLQMAEVWREERVQMKLIDAKVALEEKYSQMNKLVTDFEAFLKLKNVHLNTKEMKEAQSLQQAAAAMNIEDVKEFSYEPPKSDDIYAIFEDLNFGEHSEREIEPCVSHSPPNHASKIHTVSPEANVMSKDGISRHSDVYMDDNGDIEGDESGWETVSQAEDQGLSYSPEESDKSFNKNQRESSVSRRSVLEWEENAGEETPITEINEVCSIPTKHSKKASSIKRLWRSGLNKEDNYKIISVEGVNGKLSNGRLSNASIASPDRGSGKGGLSPNDLQYQFSPSESGSPHSQRGMKGCIPRGAQKNSLKAKLLEARMESQKIQLRHVLNQKI, from the exons ATGAACAGCTCCGGCAAGTTCCATTACCCGCCACTCGGCATTAGTTCTAGAAGCGCAAACCCTACACGAGACTCAGATCTTCAACCGGGGAAGCCGTTTCATCGCCGGAAACCTAAAACTCCGAGGACTAGGTTGAGAAAATACGGTGGTTCCGGTGGTGGTGGTAGACGGAGTAGACCGGAAACTCCGCTGTTGAAATGGAAGATCCATGAGAAGAATGACGATGTGGTTGATGTTGACGAGGGTGAAAAGCCTTTGCTGGGGAGAGTAAGTCGGAGGACGTGCCGGGATGTGAGGAAGCAGACGGAAGTAGGTTCGTCGGTGCGGAGGATTGCTGCTGGACTGTGGCGGCTTCATCCGCCGGAGATGGTAGTCGGTGATAGTCAGAGGAGGTTAGGGTTTCAG AATGGAAGTAGTCATGTTGGACTCCCGTTCCTCGGTCGTCCAAACGGCATGACTCATGATCCTGATCCGAAGAATCATTCTCAAAGTCCTCGATCTGTCTTTGGGACAAAGAGTGGACACAACTGTGAG CTCAAGCCTTTCCAGTTGCTCAACACTGAAATGGAGGGTGCTACAAAGTGGGATCCTGTATGTCTGAAAACATCGGATGAGGCGAAGCATATTTATGCGAAACTTCTTGACCAAAAGGTAAGTACTGTATCTGTTGTATCTGCTCTTGAAGCTGAACTACAGCAGGCACGTGCACGCATTCAGGAGCTTGAAACTGAACAACACTCCTCCAAAAAGAAACTTGATCATTTTTTGAAGAAAGTTGGCGAGGAAAAGGCCCAATGGAGAAGCAGAGAGCACGAGAAAATCCGTGCTTACATTGATGATATTAAAACAGAGTTGAATCGAGAAAGGAAAAGTCGCCAGAGAATTGAAATTGTCAATTCTAGGTTGGTAAATGAGTTGGCAAATGTGAAGCTATCAGCAAAACGCTTCATGCAGGATTTTGATAAGGAGAGGAAGGGAAGAGAACTGATTGAGGAAGTGTGTGATGAGCTCGCCAAGGAAATTGGAGAAGACAAGGCTGAAGTTGAAGCATTGAAAAGAGAATCTATGAAATTTCGGGAAGAACTGGAAGAGGAGAGAAGGATGTTACAGATGGCTGAAGTATGGCGTGAAGAACGTGTTCAAATGAAGTTGATAGATGCAAAAGTTGCTCTTGAAGAGAAGTATTCACAGATGAATAAACTTGTTACAGATTTCGAAGCTTTTCTTAAGTTAAAAAATGTGCATCTAAACACAAAGGAGATGAAAGAAGCACAGTCACTTCAACAGGCTGCAGCTGCAATGAACATTGAAGACGTTAAGGAATTTTCATATGAGCCTCCAAAGTCGGATGATAtttatgccatttttgaagatttaAATTTTGGCGAGCACAGTGAGAGGGAGATTGAACCGTGTGTTTCTCACAGTCCTCCTAATCATGCCTCCAAGATCCACACAGTGAGTCCTGAAGCAAATGTAATGAGTAAGGATGGCATTTCGAGGCATTCTGATGTATATATGGATGATAATGGTGATATAGAGGGCGATGAAAGTGGATGGGAAACTGTGAGCCAGGCTGAGGATCAAGGCTTGAGTTATTCTCCTGAGGAGAGTGACAAATCTTTCAACAAGAACCAACGAGAGAGTAGTGTTTCACGGAGGAGTGTACTCGAATGGGAAGAAAATGCAGGTGAGGAGACACCAATAACTGAAATTAATGAAGTATGCTCTATACCAACCAAGCATTCAAAAAAGGCCTCTTCCATTAAGAGACTTTGGAGGTCAGGTTTGAACAAAGAGGATAATTACAAGATAATCTCTGTGGAGGGAGTGAATGGTAAACTTTCAAATGGAAGGCTATCCAACGCGAGTATTGCATCACCTGACCGTGGATCAGGTAAAGGGGGGCTGAGCCCTAATGACCTCCAATACCAGTTTAGTCCTTCTGAGTCCGGAAGTCCACATTCACAACGAGGTATGAAAGGATGCATTCCTCGTGGTGCACAAAAGAATAGCTTGAAAGCTAAACTTTTGGAGGCCAGAATGGAGAGCCAGAAGATTCAGTTGCGCCATGTTCTTAATCAGAAGATTTAG
- the LOC131617828 gene encoding heat shock 70 kDa protein 16-like, with amino-acid sequence MSVIGFDIGNENCVIAVVKQGGVDVLLNDESNRETPAVVCFGEKQRFLGSAGAASAMMHPKSTVSQVKRLIGRRFDDPEVQNDLKLLPVETSEGPDGGILIHLKYLKETHKFRPVQILAMLFANLKTIAEHDLGSAVSDCVIGVPSYFTDLQRRAYLDAATIVGLKPVRLIHDCTATGLGYGVYKTDFPDGGPIYVVFIDIGHCDTQVSIASFQAGKMKMLSHAFDTSLGGRDFDEVLFRHFAEKFKEQYKIDVYSNARACTRLRAACEKLKKVLSANLEAPLNIECLMDEKDVSGFIKREEFESLASGLLERIYVPCNEALASAGLTVDKIYSVELVGSGSRIPAITKLLTSLFKKELSRTLNASECVARGCALQCAMLSPIFRVKEYEVQDSIPFSIGISSDEGLICAKPNSVLFPKGQPIPSSKTLTFQGINLVRLEAFYANPDEVPKGISPKIGCFTIDPFHGSSGSKAEIEVRMQLNLHGIVNIESSTFIEDHVEASVTPRDYHSNPEAMDVEPVSQTGQNVNEHKKCESPHSSSDGTKKDKANKRVHVPVSESIYGGLTHAEIMEAQEKEHQLTEQDKTMELTKDKRNSLESYVYDMRNKLFNVYRNFSNEQERDDISRSLQETEEWLYNEGDDETVNAYSAKLVDLKQLVDPIESRCKDEEERAQATRDLLGCIVEHRLSADSLPPLSKELIINECNKAEQWLREKMQQQDALPKSSDPVFWSSDINNKTQELNLVCHQILRSPFPEDKEEEEKENMQNIS; translated from the exons ATGAGTGTGATAGGGTTTGACATTGGAAATGAGAATTGTGTTATTGCTGTAGTGAAGCAAGGTGGGGTTGATGTTTTGTTGAATGATGAATCGAACCGGGAAACCCCGGCTGTTGTTTGCTTCGGAGAGAAGCAACGGTTTTTAGGGTCTGCCGGTGCTGCTTCTGCCATGATGCATCCGAAATCGACGGTATCTCAAGTCAAGAGACTAATAGGAAGGAGATTTGATGACCCTGAAGTTCAAAATGACTTAAAATTGCTTCCGGTGGAAACTTCTGAAGGTCCAGATGGTGGCATTTTGATTCACTTGAAGTACTTGAAGGAGACTCATAAGTTTAGGCCTGTTCAAATATTAGCGATGCTTTTTGCTAATTTGAAGACTATAGCGGAACATGATTTGGGGTCTGCTGTTTCGGATTGTGTTATTGGAGTTCCGTCGTATTTTACTGACTTGCAGAGACGGGCGTATCTTGATGCGGCAACAATTGTTGGGTTGAAGCCTGTGAGGTTGATTCATGATTGCACTGCAACTGGTCTTGGTTACGGTGTTTACAAAACCGATTTTCCCGACGGAGGTCCAATTTATGTCGTGTTTATTGATATAGGTCATTGCGATACTCAGGTATCTATTGCATCATTTCAGGCTGGGAAAATGAAGATGCTTTCACATGCTTTTGATACGAGCTTAGGAGGTAGAGATTTTGATGAGGTTTTATTTAGACATTTTGCCGAAAAGTTTAAGGAACAGTACAAGATTGATGTGTATTCTAACGCCAGAGCGTGTACTAGGCTGCGTGCAGCGTGTGAGAAGTTGAAGAAGGTTTTGAGTGCTAACTTAGAGGCACCTCTTAACATTGAGTGTTTGATGGATGAAAAAGATGTTAGTGGATTTATCAAGAGGGAAGAATTCGAGAGTCTTGCATCAGGATTGTTGGAGAGAATTTATGTTCCTTGCAACGAAGCATTGGCTAGCGCTGGCTTGACTGTCGATAAGATTTATTCCGTTGAGTTAGTTGGTTCAGGTTCAAGAATTCCGGCTATCACTAAATTATTAACCTCTTTATTTAAGAAAGAACTCAGCCGAACACTGAATGCAAGTGAGTGCGTAGCTCGTGGCTGTGCTCTTCAGTGTGCAATGCTCAGTCCTATCTTCCGTGTCAAAGAATATGAG GTCCAGGATTCGATTCCTTTCTCTATTGGCATTTCCTCGGACGAAGGTCTAATTTGTGCAAAACCAAATTCGGTACTTTTCCCAAAAGGCCAACCCATTCCAAGTTCTAAAACTCTTACATTTCAGGGCATTAATTTGGTCCGTTTGGAAGCATTCTATGCTAATCCAGACGAAGTGCCAAAGGGGATATCTCCTAAAATCGGTTGTTTCACG ATTGATCCTTTCCATGGATCCAGTGGAAGTAAGGCGGAAATTGAAGTTAGAATGCAACTAAATTTGCATGGCATTGTCAATATCGAATCATCTACA TTTATCGAGGATCATGTGGAAGCTTCTGTTACACCGCGTGATTATCATTCAAATCCGGAAGCAATGGATGTTGAACCCGTTTCTCAGACAGGTCAAAATGTCAATGAACATAAAAAGTGTGAATCTCCACATAGTTCT TCTGATGGTACGAAAAAAGATAAAGCCAACAAAAGGGTTCATGTACCAGTGAGTGAGAGCATCTATGGTGGACTGACCCATGCCGAAATCATGGAAGCACAAGAAAAAGAACACCAATTAACCGAGCAGGATAAAACAATGGAGTTAACCAAAGACAAGAGGAACTCTTTGGAGTCTTACGTCTACGACATGAGGAATAAG CTTTTCAACGTATACCGTAATTTTTCAAACGAGCAAGAGAGGGATGACATATCTAGGAGTTTGCAAGAGACTGAGGAATGGCTTTATAATGAAGGCGATGATGAAACAGTAAATGCTTATTCTGCAAAATTGGTAGATCTAAAACAG CTAGTGGATCCAATCGAGAGCCGGTGCAAAGACGAAGAGGAAAGAGCGCAAGCTACTAGAGATTTATTAGGTTGCATTGTCGAGCATCGCTTGTCTGCAGATTCTCTTCCGCCTCTAAGTAAAGAACTG ATCATCAATGAATGCAATAAAGCAGAACAGTGGCTTAGAGAAAAGATGCAACAACAAGATGCTTTGCCTAAGAGCTCTGATCCAGTATTTTGGTCAAGTGACATCAATAACAAGACACAAGAATTAAACTT AGTATGCCATCAGATACTAAGATCACCATTTCCAGAAgacaaagaggaagaggaaaaggaaaacaTGCAGAATATTTCTTAG